A region of the Phycisphaerae bacterium genome:
CAGCAGCCCAGCCACGCTCAGCCAGCGACCGACAGTCCCGGCACGTGTTCGCTTCACGCCACTTGTCCCGTTACACCCCGCACCGCTACTGCGACGCAGCCTCGTCGAGCACGTGGTCCTCGACGTAAATCGGCACCTCGTTGGCGACACCCAGCGCGATCGCGTCGGACGGCCGGCTGTCCACCTCGACCAGCTCGCCGCCGTGCCGGATGACCAACTTGGCGTAGAAGGTATGCTCCTGGAGATCGTTGACAACGATCTTCTCGAGCTCGCCGTCGAGCGTCTCGATCACGTTGGCCAGCAGGTCATGGGTCATGGGGCGTTGCAGTTGCACGCCCTTGACGCGCCGGTCGATCGCCAGCGCCTCGGTCAGGCCGATGACGATCTGCAGCAGCCGGGCCCCGTTCCGCTCGCGCAAGACGATGACCTGGTGGTCGTGCGATTCGGAGATCCGAATCTGCGCCAAGTCCATGCGGACTTCCATACACTCCTCGCACAAATCGGCAGCGCGAAACTAGCCCGCGCCGCACACAGTGTCAAGCCACGTCCCATCAGAAGCCGAAGCGGCGGCAACGGGTCCTTGTGCCCGCCGCCCAATCCAAGCCCGAAGCGCCAGCGAGGGCCCCCAAAGGCACGGAGGCAGAGAGGAAAAACAACGAAGCAACGACAACCGAATCCCAAGCGGCCGCGCCGGGGGCCGCGCAGCGCGCCCGCTGCTCGCCCCGGCGGGGCTCGTCCAAGAAAGAAGGGAGAAAGTGGGGCGCCCTGGGCTACGACCAAACGCCCGCTGCGCGGGCTCTGTCGCTGCGCGGCTTCTCGTCGTGCCTGCATGCCTTGGCGGGCCCTCGTTGGCGCTTCGGGCTCGAATGCCTTCGCGCTGCGCGGACCCGCTCGCTGGCGCTCGGGGCTCTGCCTCCGTCCCTGCGTGCCTGCGTGCCTCTATGCCTGCGTGGCTCCTGGTTACGCCGGCACCCAGGCCAGATCGAGAATCGTGTGCGTCGGCTTCTGCGTGTTGAAGACCGCCTTCACTTTCATCCCGAACTCCGGCTTACCATCTTTCAGCCAGCCCATCAGCTTCGTGCATACGCCGGCCAGCTCGACACTGATCAGCGGCGTGCCGGGCCCCAGGCGGAACAGCTCGCCGGGGTATGTCACCGTGGAGAACGTGTAGATGGTGCCGGTCTGCGGCGCTTCGACCCATTCCA
Encoded here:
- a CDS encoding bifunctional nuclease family protein, whose translation is MEVRMDLAQIRISESHDHQVIVLRERNGARLLQIVIGLTEALAIDRRVKGVQLQRPMTHDLLANVIETLDGELEKIVVNDLQEHTFYAKLVIRHGGELVEVDSRPSDAIALGVANEVPIYVEDHVLDEAASQ
- a CDS encoding OB-fold domain-containing protein; amino-acid sequence: MAIEWPTRAAEVLNDEPLVIKNEKFWYHIHSYGGWGKFFKGLQEKKILATRCTNAQCGEKRLWLPPRTNCPDCWHAMEWVEAPQTGTIYTFSTVTYPGELFRLGPGTPLISVELAGVCTKLMGWLKDGKPEFGMKVKAVFNTQKPTHTILDLAWVPA